In Verrucomicrobiota bacterium, a genomic segment contains:
- the pdxH gene encoding pyridoxamine 5'-phosphate oxidase: MNSTPNVDAPEQQLETPDLHRDPVRQFDVWFKQALAANLPEPTAMTLATASRDGTPSARIVLLKGYDDRGFTFFTNYESAKGKELLENPRAALVFFWPELKHQIRISGTVSKVAREESETYFRLRPIGSRIGAWASRQSQVLRNREELDQRVAELTRQYEGKDVPLPPHWGGYRLAPETFEFWQGRESRLHDRFRYQRVSEREWKIERLSP, encoded by the coding sequence GTGAATTCGACCCCAAATGTGGACGCGCCGGAACAACAACTGGAAACACCGGACCTGCACCGGGATCCAGTCAGGCAATTCGACGTCTGGTTCAAGCAAGCCCTGGCCGCGAATCTTCCGGAGCCGACCGCGATGACGCTGGCGACCGCCAGCCGCGACGGCACGCCTTCCGCCCGCATCGTTCTGCTCAAGGGCTACGACGACCGCGGCTTCACGTTTTTCACGAATTACGAAAGCGCCAAGGGCAAGGAATTGTTGGAGAATCCACGCGCGGCTCTCGTTTTCTTCTGGCCGGAACTGAAGCATCAGATCCGGATTTCCGGCACGGTCAGCAAGGTGGCGCGCGAGGAATCGGAAACGTATTTTCGCCTGCGTCCCATTGGCAGCCGGATCGGGGCCTGGGCGTCCCGCCAAAGCCAGGTTCTGCGCAACCGCGAGGAACTGGATCAACGGGTGGCGGAACTCACGCGCCAATATGAAGGCAAAGACGTCCCGCTCCCGCCGCATTGGGGAGGGTACCGGCTGGCCCCGGAGACGTTTGAGTTCTGGCAAGGGCGTGAAAGCCGCCTGCACGACCGCTTCCGCTACCAGCGGGTCTCCGAACGCGAATGGAAGATCGAACGATTGTCGCCCTGA
- a CDS encoding zinc ribbon domain-containing protein — MPTYEYVCSKCDETFDLFQSISDHPITTCPKDLCRQKTWGKGKVKRAITAGAGLIFKGSGFYITDYRSDKYKEAAKKESPAPASSTESKPAPAKGESTAAKSTSTKSDA; from the coding sequence ATGCCGACTTACGAGTATGTTTGTTCAAAATGCGACGAGACCTTTGACCTGTTTCAGTCGATTTCGGACCATCCGATCACGACCTGCCCCAAGGACCTCTGCCGGCAGAAAACTTGGGGCAAAGGCAAAGTCAAACGAGCCATCACCGCCGGCGCCGGGCTGATTTTCAAAGGAAGCGGGTTTTACATCACGGACTATCGCAGCGACAAATACAAAGAAGCGGCGAAGAAGGAATCCCCAGCGCCGGCGTCTTCGACGGAGAGCAAGCCGGCGCCCGCCAAAGGCGAATCGACCGCAGCAAAATCCAC